A portion of the Leptospira noumeaensis genome contains these proteins:
- a CDS encoding biotin--[acetyl-CoA-carboxylase] ligase, with the protein MEYRLLKTELGQRLSTVTSTNEWIRDVSIPFGSWVIADEQTAGKGRGQNVWQSLGEDPLIFSGKIRISAAEISLPLLSIFVSSAVLKTIYHFFPEREADTTVKWPNDIYRQNKKVGGILVQSEFINGVFDIVVGIGLNFFGTSVPETLKDKATFLCEKPLEEGVLERFANHLILDLNQSVISLLDQGQVLKDLVWIEDHSLLKNKVIETEWLSRMVRGRVLGIDELGFLLIMTETGEKIELMDTSPKFRII; encoded by the coding sequence ATGGAATATAGATTGTTAAAAACGGAATTGGGCCAAAGACTCTCCACGGTCACCTCCACAAACGAATGGATTCGTGATGTTTCCATTCCTTTTGGTTCATGGGTGATTGCCGATGAACAAACTGCTGGTAAAGGTCGTGGTCAAAATGTTTGGCAATCGTTAGGCGAAGATCCATTGATTTTTTCAGGAAAAATTAGGATTTCTGCTGCGGAAATTTCCCTTCCCTTATTATCTATATTCGTTTCTTCCGCTGTATTAAAAACTATCTATCATTTTTTCCCAGAACGAGAAGCAGATACCACAGTGAAATGGCCCAATGACATTTATCGTCAAAATAAAAAAGTAGGTGGGATATTGGTTCAGTCTGAATTCATCAACGGAGTTTTTGATATTGTTGTAGGAATTGGTCTTAATTTTTTTGGAACTAGTGTTCCTGAAACTTTAAAAGACAAAGCTACTTTTTTGTGTGAGAAGCCTCTTGAGGAAGGAGTTTTAGAAAGATTCGCAAATCATCTAATCCTAGACCTAAACCAATCTGTGATTTCTTTACTCGACCAAGGACAAGTTTTAAAAGATTTAGTTTGGATTGAGGATCATTCTTTATTAAAGAACAAAGTCATTGAAACAGAATGGTTATCCAGAATGGTTCGTGGCCGTGTTTTGGGAATTGATGAATTAGGATTCCTTCTCATTATGACGGAAACCGGCGAAAAGATTGAATTGATGGATACTTCACCAAAATTTCGGATTATATAA
- a CDS encoding SDR family NAD(P)-dependent oxidoreductase codes for MKLSGNTILITGCGMGIGALTAERLAKEGNDIIGVDIKLPLLNEIQNKVESYGRKFYGFACDLSKESDIESLIKQIQKKRLEYQILINNAGIAPSGAYEGKDFSVWSKAIQINVSAPMKLVYLSLPILKKQKEAAIINLASIAGKFGTEGTVTYSATKHAMVGFSQALKMELYETQIGVSWICPTMVNTRMIDGVKPSLFTPVIEPPQVADAIVYAIKKNPGEVMVPSYLRASIVILPALFPKFSLWLAVKTKASKGWLLANKGLEKNIPV; via the coding sequence ATGAAACTTTCTGGAAATACTATTCTTATCACTGGTTGTGGCATGGGAATCGGCGCTTTGACAGCAGAACGATTGGCAAAAGAAGGAAATGATATCATTGGTGTTGATATCAAATTACCATTATTAAATGAAATTCAAAACAAAGTAGAATCTTACGGCAGAAAATTTTATGGGTTCGCTTGTGATCTTTCTAAAGAATCTGATATTGAATCTCTCATCAAACAAATCCAAAAAAAACGATTAGAATATCAAATTTTAATCAACAACGCAGGGATAGCACCAAGCGGTGCTTATGAAGGAAAGGATTTTTCTGTTTGGAGTAAAGCCATCCAAATCAATGTGAGCGCACCAATGAAATTGGTATATCTTTCTCTTCCTATCTTAAAAAAACAAAAGGAAGCCGCGATTATCAATTTGGCAAGTATTGCTGGAAAGTTTGGTACAGAAGGAACGGTAACTTATTCCGCGACCAAACATGCCATGGTTGGTTTTTCCCAAGCTCTAAAAATGGAACTTTATGAAACACAAATTGGCGTTAGTTGGATTTGTCCAACGATGGTCAATACAAGGATGATTGACGGTGTCAAACCTTCCCTTTTCACTCCAGTGATCGAACCACCTCAGGTAGCAGACGCGATTGTTTATGCGATCAAAAAGAATCCGGGAGAAGTGATGGTTCCTTCTTATTTACGAGCATCAATTGTCATCCTTCCAGCCTTGTTTCCTAAATTTTCTCTCTGGTTGGCAGTGAAAACAAAAGCATCAAAAGGTTGGCTTCTGGCAAACAAGGGACTTGAGAAAAATATTCCTGTTTAG
- the metF gene encoding methylenetetrahydrofolate reductase [NAD(P)H] produces the protein MHISQVLGKKQTTISFEFFPPKNEEASADLFRNIQELSQMNPAYVSVTYGAGGSTRDLTHDLVVKLQEETGLTIVSHLTCVGSTKDEIKEILKRYEKSGIHNIMALRGDPPKGQTEFQQTENGFAYAGELVGFIKKEFPKMGIGIAGFPEGHPSTPNRLKEIEYLKWKVDQGADYICTQMFFNNHYFYDFVERCEIAGIKVPIIAGIMPVTSRKGMARMAELSLGTSFPAKLLKSLSRAEDDSYAENVGIHWATEQVRDLLDNKIAGIHMYTLNKSKATRKIYESLGIRNFDTIG, from the coding sequence ATGCATATTTCTCAGGTACTCGGTAAAAAACAAACAACCATCAGCTTCGAGTTTTTCCCTCCAAAAAATGAGGAAGCCTCAGCGGATTTGTTCCGAAACATCCAAGAATTGTCCCAAATGAACCCAGCCTATGTCAGTGTGACCTATGGGGCTGGCGGATCGACAAGAGACCTTACCCACGACTTAGTGGTAAAACTCCAAGAAGAAACAGGGTTAACGATTGTTAGTCATCTTACTTGTGTTGGTTCAACCAAAGATGAAATCAAAGAAATCCTTAAACGGTATGAAAAAAGCGGAATCCATAATATCATGGCCCTCCGAGGAGATCCACCAAAAGGACAAACCGAATTCCAACAAACGGAAAACGGTTTTGCTTACGCAGGGGAACTCGTAGGTTTTATCAAAAAGGAATTTCCAAAAATGGGAATTGGAATCGCTGGATTTCCAGAAGGACACCCCTCCACTCCCAATCGACTGAAAGAAATTGAATACCTAAAATGGAAAGTAGACCAAGGTGCCGATTACATTTGTACGCAAATGTTTTTTAACAATCACTACTTTTATGATTTTGTAGAACGATGTGAAATTGCAGGAATCAAAGTGCCCATCATTGCTGGAATTATGCCAGTCACTTCCAGAAAAGGAATGGCACGAATGGCAGAGTTGTCTTTAGGGACAAGTTTCCCAGCAAAACTTTTAAAATCTCTTTCCCGTGCGGAAGATGATTCTTATGCAGAAAATGTGGGAATCCACTGGGCAACAGAACAAGTCAGAGATTTATTAGACAACAAAATTGCTGGCATTCATATGTATACGCTTAACAAATCTAAGGCGACTAGGAAAATATACGAATCACTCGGGATTCGAAATTTCGACACCATTGGTTGA
- a CDS encoding MORN repeat-containing protein — protein MRSKNFIFLFLYLFCFCKSNQKICEGENCRTGKFQVTYENGDRFDGEFLEDVKHGSGIYHYSNGDIFEGEYQFGFKEGSGIYRYGNGDRFIGSYSKGKRNGSGKYIFADGLVLEGNWENNQLQGQAKIVNAKGSLVLEGIWNNSRWMGITPTSPSTNGVEISNPE, from the coding sequence ATGCGATCCAAAAACTTTATATTTTTATTTTTATACCTCTTTTGCTTTTGTAAGTCGAACCAAAAAATCTGTGAAGGGGAAAATTGCAGAACTGGAAAGTTTCAGGTAACCTATGAAAATGGCGATCGTTTTGATGGAGAGTTTTTAGAAGATGTCAAACACGGTTCAGGAATTTACCATTATTCCAATGGTGATATTTTTGAAGGAGAATATCAGTTTGGTTTTAAAGAAGGATCTGGAATTTATCGGTATGGGAATGGGGATCGGTTTATCGGATCTTACTCCAAAGGGAAAAGAAATGGATCTGGAAAGTATATCTTTGCAGATGGTCTCGTGTTAGAGGGGAATTGGGAGAATAATCAATTGCAAGGCCAGGCCAAAATAGTAAATGCAAAAGGAAGCCTGGTTCTAGAAGGAATTTGGAACAACAGTCGGTGGATGGGTATCACACCGACTTCTCCCTCAACCAATGGTGTCGAAATTTCGAATCCCGAGTGA
- a CDS encoding response regulator encodes MSQKKALIVDDSTVTRLMIRKIILDKFPNWEILEADSADAAKTMVANHEDIDFFSLDQNMPGELSGLDLAEDLKKSYKNTKIILVTANIQDAIKNRAKSIGIDFVEKPVSPEKILPHLD; translated from the coding sequence ATGTCACAAAAAAAAGCGCTAATCGTAGACGATAGCACGGTCACTCGTTTGATGATTCGAAAAATTATTTTGGATAAATTCCCAAATTGGGAAATTCTAGAGGCAGATTCGGCTGATGCTGCCAAAACCATGGTAGCGAATCACGAAGATATTGACTTCTTTAGTTTAGACCAAAATATGCCCGGTGAACTTTCTGGATTGGATTTGGCAGAAGATTTAAAAAAAAGTTATAAAAATACAAAAATCATTTTAGTAACAGCTAACATACAGGATGCGATCAAAAATAGGGCAAAATCGATAGGTATTGATTTTGTAGAAAAACCAGTATCGCCAGAAAAAATTCTCCCACATTTGGACTAA
- a CDS encoding chemotaxis protein CheX, with protein MKSLSPLEKDSLCELFNISLGGAAKLMGEMISDEILLTVPSLQLITADEAKKIEHLYNQDVCTIEQKFVGGIGDGSAFLLFHKSASLEIVRMMMKDYIALNEVSQFEKDALSEIGNIILNAILSNLAKLSNYNIETQVPEFFTGKYQDLIIQRSPQKDNSILLVFIDYKLKGKDIKGYIFFILNFDSIKNLSRVLIEKLKQ; from the coding sequence ATGAAATCCTTATCACCTCTAGAAAAAGACTCGTTATGCGAATTATTCAATATCAGTTTGGGTGGTGCCGCAAAATTAATGGGGGAAATGATATCTGACGAAATTTTACTTACTGTTCCAAGTTTACAACTGATAACAGCCGATGAGGCTAAAAAAATTGAACATCTATACAACCAAGATGTATGCACCATTGAACAGAAGTTTGTTGGAGGTATTGGAGACGGATCGGCTTTTTTATTATTTCATAAAAGTGCTAGTTTGGAAATTGTCAGGATGATGATGAAAGATTATATTGCATTAAATGAAGTATCTCAGTTTGAAAAAGATGCGCTGAGTGAAATTGGAAACATCATCCTAAATGCGATATTATCAAATTTGGCCAAACTTTCAAATTATAATATAGAAACGCAGGTTCCAGAATTTTTCACTGGTAAATACCAAGATCTGATCATCCAACGTAGCCCTCAAAAAGACAATTCCATCCTTTTGGTTTTTATTGATTATAAACTCAAAGGTAAAGATATCAAAGGCTATATATTTTTTATCTTAAACTTCGATAGTATCAAAAACCTTTCTAGAGTACTCATTGAAAAGTTAAAACAGTGA
- a CDS encoding ATP-binding protein, with translation MNSLSEKHLLTIIKKSGIGILILDQKLNIVLANSWFLKSSGFNEAELEHSSFLNIFPGLKDTRTFKSIELCLNYSQYSILTHTLNPFPFPLYDNDKKRELNERIYQYLHIIPISIEGETDRFCMIQISDVSQQVVREKLLREQMSLANQREVDAQKASQAKTDFLASMSHEIRTPLNAILGMTDTLNETELTTEQQEYLTVLRNSGKALFNIINDILDLSRIESGKFEMEHIHFSIRNLMSETISLFLMKAKAKGIEIEFHVEDDIAESIAGDSTRLQQVLINLLGNAMKFTEKGKITVTTSLCENKKNLKISVKDTGIGIPVEKITSIFESFTQVDSSTTRKYGGTGLGLTITKKLIQLMGGDISVVSQVGAGSNFIFEIPYEGFIKRISGINQHWLNLELPEPEHFPTCKVLLAEDSEENIFIIKTFFRKYPIEIITAYNGKQALENFKSQKFDIILMDMQMPEMDGLEATREIRKIELANQTTATNSIPIIAISANVQKEDISKSFLAGITSYVSKPVRKQEILKLMYFYLAM, from the coding sequence GTGAATTCTCTTAGCGAAAAACACTTATTAACAATAATAAAAAAATCCGGAATTGGCATTCTAATTCTGGATCAAAAGCTAAATATCGTTTTAGCAAATAGCTGGTTTTTAAAAAGTTCAGGATTCAATGAAGCAGAACTAGAACATTCTTCTTTTTTGAATATTTTTCCTGGACTCAAAGATACACGAACATTCAAGTCTATTGAACTTTGTTTAAATTATTCTCAATACTCTATTTTGACTCATACTTTAAATCCTTTTCCATTTCCTCTTTATGATAACGATAAAAAAAGAGAACTAAATGAAAGAATTTATCAATATTTACATATCATTCCTATTTCCATAGAAGGTGAAACAGATCGTTTTTGTATGATTCAAATTTCTGATGTCTCGCAACAAGTGGTTCGAGAAAAACTTTTGCGGGAACAGATGTCTTTAGCCAACCAAAGAGAAGTTGACGCCCAAAAAGCATCCCAAGCAAAAACAGATTTTTTGGCTTCGATGAGCCATGAAATTCGAACACCTTTAAATGCAATTCTAGGAATGACAGACACTTTAAACGAAACTGAGTTAACAACAGAACAACAAGAGTATTTAACCGTTCTTCGTAATTCAGGAAAGGCTTTATTCAATATCATTAATGATATACTAGATTTATCTCGGATTGAATCAGGTAAATTTGAAATGGAACATATCCATTTCTCTATCCGAAATCTAATGAGTGAAACTATATCTTTATTTTTAATGAAAGCTAAGGCAAAAGGAATCGAAATTGAATTTCATGTGGAAGATGACATTGCAGAAAGTATTGCGGGAGATTCTACTAGGTTACAACAAGTACTTATCAATTTATTAGGCAATGCAATGAAGTTTACTGAAAAAGGAAAAATTACAGTCACTACTTCGTTATGCGAAAACAAAAAAAATCTTAAAATTTCAGTTAAAGACACTGGGATTGGTATTCCTGTAGAAAAAATTACATCTATATTCGAAAGTTTCACACAGGTAGATAGTTCTACGACTAGAAAGTACGGTGGGACTGGTCTTGGACTTACCATCACAAAAAAATTAATCCAACTGATGGGCGGAGACATTTCTGTAGTCAGCCAAGTTGGTGCCGGATCCAACTTTATTTTCGAAATCCCATACGAAGGATTTATCAAACGTATATCAGGAATCAACCAACATTGGTTGAACTTAGAATTACCAGAACCTGAACATTTTCCAACTTGTAAAGTCCTGTTGGCAGAAGACTCAGAAGAAAATATTTTTATCATTAAAACATTTTTTCGTAAATACCCAATTGAAATTATTACGGCTTATAATGGGAAACAAGCCTTAGAAAATTTTAAGTCGCAGAAGTTTGATATCATTTTAATGGACATGCAAATGCCAGAAATGGATGGGTTAGAAGCAACTAGAGAAATTAGAAAAATTGAATTAGCGAATCAAACAACTGCAACCAATTCCATTCCTATCATTGCTATTTCCGCTAATGTTCAAAAAGAAGATATTAGCAAAAGTTTTTTAGCTGGGATTACATCTTATGTATCAAAACCAGTCCGAAAACAGGAAATTTTGAAGTTGATGTATTTTTATTTAGCAATGTAG